In Musa acuminata AAA Group cultivar baxijiao chromosome BXJ2-3, Cavendish_Baxijiao_AAA, whole genome shotgun sequence, the following proteins share a genomic window:
- the LOC103979314 gene encoding probable small nuclear ribonucleoprotein G has translation MSRSGQPPDLKKYMDKKLQIKLNGNRVVVGTLRGFDQFMNLVVDNTVEVNSNEKNDIGMVVIRGNSVVMIEALEPVART, from the exons ATGAGCCGATCGGGTCAACCCCCAGATCTCAAGAA GTACATGGACAAGAAGCTACAAA TAAAATTGAATGGTAACCGAGTTGTGGTTGGCACTCTCCGTGGGTTTGATCAATTTATGAACCTTGTTGTTGACAATACAGTGGAGGTGAATAGCAATGAGAAGAACGATATTGGCATGGTG GTCATTCGAGGAAATAGCGTGGTCATGATTGAAGCTCTCGAGCCAGTCGCCAGAACTTAG
- the LOC103979313 gene encoding small ribosomal subunit protein uS3x, translating into MATQMSKKRKFVADGVFFAELNEVLTRELAEDGYSGVEVRVTPMRTEIIIRATRTQNVLGEKGRRIRELTSVVQKRFNFPENGVELYAEKVNNRGLCAIAQAESLRYKLLGGLAVRRACYGVLRFVMESGAKGCEVIVSGKLRAQRAKSMKFKDGYMISSGQPVNEYIDSAVRHVLLRQGVLGIKVKIMLDWDPKGKQGPTTPLPDLVTIHPPKDEEEYIKPSPVVAPEIAIA; encoded by the exons ATGGCGACACAGATGAGCAAGAAGCGTAAG TTTGTGGCGGATGGGGTGTTCTTTGCGGAGTTGAACGAGGTGCTGACGAGAGAGCTTGCGGAGGATGGCTATTCGGGCGTGGAGGTCAGGGTTACGCCCATGCGGACGGAGATCATCATTCGGGCGACGCGCACTCAGAACGTTCTTG GTGAGAAGGGCAGGAGGATCAGGGAATTAACGTCGGTGGTGCAGAAAAGGTTCAACTTTCCTGAGAATGGTGTTGAGCTCTACGCCGAGAAGGTGAACAATAGGGGGCTGTGTGCCATTGCTCAGGCCGAATCACTCCGTTACAAGCTTCTCGGAGGTCTTGCTGTGAGGAG GGCCTGCTATGGTGTCCTGAGGTTTGTCATGGAGAGTGGTGCAAAAGGATGTGAG GTGATTGTAAGTGGAAAACTTAGGGCTCAGCGTGCTAAATCAATGAAGTTCAAGGATGGATACATGATTTCTTCTGGTCAGCCAGTCAATGAATATATTGACTCTGCTGTGAGGCATGTTCTCCTTAGACAG GGTGTTCTTGGAATCAAGGTCAAGATTATGTTGGACTGGGATCCAAAGGGAAAGCAAGGACCTACCACTCCTCTTCCAGATCTGGTCACCATTCATCCCCCAAAGGACGAAGAAGAATACATCAAGCCATCACCGGTGGTGGCTCCAGAGATAGCGATAGCATGA